In one window of Thermodesulfobacteriota bacterium DNA:
- a CDS encoding cation-transporting P-type ATPase, producing MKEKLTEVKWHSLGVKEALEALDSGPKGITAPEAARRLKEFGPNRLTPQKKRGPLARFFSQFHNVLIYVLLIAAVITALLEHWVDSGVILGVVLVNALIGFIQEGKAEKALDAIKKMLSLNALVLRDNVKTTIHAEELVPGDMVFLQSGDKVPADMRLVSVKSLRVDEAALTGESVPVEKRAEPVPEQATIGDRSSLAFSGTLVTYGQASGVVVATGDSTEIGRISSLLSEVEPLTTRLLLSMAQFGRWLSAAIIALAAATFFFGILVRDYSAGEMFLAGIGLAVAAIPEGLPAIITITLAIGVQRMARRNAIIRRLPAVETLGSVTVICSDKTGTLTRNEMTVQTVITPGKTFAVSGVGYDPHGGFLLEGRDAVPDDHPWLMDMARAGLLCNDASLSKDDEGWMVNGDPTEGALVTLALKAGLDHALLNETFPREDAIPFESEHRFMATLNHDHEGHAFIFLKGAPERVLRMCRAQRAPGGGEEPLDASWWQGKVAETASQGQRLIAVACKPVSADMHELSFSDVEGGLTLLGMFGIIDPPRAEAISAVALCKSAGIRVKMITGDHALTARAIGTAIGIGENKQAITGEEVESMDAASLKEAVTDCDVFARVSPEHKLKLVEALQDNGEIAAMTGDGVNDAPALKRADVGVAMGIKGTEVAKESSEMVLADDNFASISNAVEEGRTVYDNIIKSITFILPTNGGEAGIILAAIFSGMMLPITPVQILWVNMITAVTLALSLAFEPPEADIMRRPPRDPKEPILSAFLIWRILFVSGIIIVGTFGLFVMERTNGTPIEEARTVAVNTLVMFEVFYLLNTRYLRRSVVSFEGFFGNRYALVAITLVVFFQLLFTYVPFLQTLFGTADIGASDWLRIVAVAFTVFVLVELEKFLIDRKSQRTTGIRHGRHGS from the coding sequence ATGAAGGAGAAGTTGACTGAAGTGAAATGGCATTCGCTCGGCGTAAAGGAGGCCCTGGAGGCCCTCGATTCGGGGCCAAAGGGTATTACCGCGCCAGAGGCGGCCCGGAGGCTCAAGGAGTTCGGCCCCAACCGCCTCACTCCGCAGAAAAAGCGGGGGCCGCTCGCCAGGTTTTTCTCGCAATTCCATAACGTCCTCATCTACGTGCTCCTTATTGCCGCTGTGATAACGGCGCTCCTTGAGCACTGGGTGGACTCCGGGGTCATTCTGGGGGTCGTCCTCGTAAACGCGCTCATCGGGTTCATCCAGGAGGGCAAGGCCGAAAAGGCGCTGGACGCGATAAAGAAGATGCTGTCGCTGAACGCGCTCGTCCTCCGTGACAACGTGAAGACCACTATCCACGCCGAGGAGCTTGTCCCGGGCGACATGGTCTTCCTCCAGTCCGGGGACAAGGTGCCGGCAGACATGAGGCTGGTTTCGGTCAAGAGCCTGAGGGTCGACGAGGCGGCTCTCACCGGCGAGTCGGTGCCGGTCGAAAAAAGGGCCGAGCCCGTGCCGGAGCAAGCGACCATCGGCGACAGGAGCTCTCTCGCCTTTTCAGGCACGCTCGTCACTTACGGCCAGGCGAGCGGGGTCGTCGTTGCGACGGGCGACTCGACGGAGATAGGACGCATAAGCTCTCTCCTTTCTGAGGTAGAGCCCCTTACGACTCGCCTCCTCCTCAGCATGGCCCAGTTCGGAAGGTGGCTCTCCGCCGCGATAATCGCGCTTGCCGCCGCGACGTTCTTTTTCGGCATACTCGTGAGGGACTATTCGGCAGGAGAGATGTTCCTCGCCGGCATTGGCCTCGCGGTCGCCGCCATACCCGAGGGGCTGCCCGCCATAATTACGATAACGCTCGCCATAGGCGTCCAGAGGATGGCGAGGCGTAACGCGATAATAAGGCGCCTCCCGGCGGTCGAAACGCTCGGCTCCGTGACCGTCATATGCTCGGACAAGACAGGCACGCTCACCCGTAACGAGATGACCGTCCAGACGGTAATAACCCCGGGCAAGACCTTCGCCGTGAGCGGCGTGGGCTACGACCCCCACGGCGGCTTTCTCCTCGAAGGCAGGGACGCAGTCCCCGACGACCACCCGTGGCTCATGGATATGGCGAGGGCCGGCCTCCTATGTAACGACGCCAGCCTCAGCAAGGACGACGAAGGGTGGATGGTAAACGGCGACCCTACCGAGGGGGCGCTCGTGACCCTGGCGCTCAAGGCCGGGCTGGACCACGCGCTCCTCAACGAGACGTTCCCGAGGGAGGACGCGATACCCTTCGAATCCGAGCACCGCTTCATGGCGACCCTCAACCACGACCACGAAGGGCACGCCTTCATATTTCTAAAGGGCGCGCCTGAACGGGTCTTGAGGATGTGTCGCGCGCAAAGGGCTCCCGGGGGAGGCGAAGAGCCCCTTGACGCGTCCTGGTGGCAGGGCAAGGTGGCGGAAACCGCGAGCCAGGGGCAGAGGCTCATAGCGGTCGCTTGCAAGCCGGTATCGGCGGATATGCATGAGCTTTCCTTTTCAGACGTGGAAGGCGGCCTTACGCTTCTAGGGATGTTCGGCATAATCGACCCGCCCAGGGCCGAGGCGATAAGCGCCGTGGCGCTCTGCAAGTCCGCCGGAATACGTGTCAAGATGATAACCGGCGACCACGCCCTCACCGCCCGGGCCATAGGCACCGCCATCGGCATAGGCGAGAACAAACAGGCCATAACCGGCGAGGAGGTCGAGTCAATGGACGCGGCCAGCCTGAAAGAAGCGGTCACCGACTGCGACGTCTTCGCGCGCGTAAGCCCTGAGCACAAGCTGAAGCTCGTCGAGGCCCTTCAGGACAACGGCGAGATAGCGGCCATGACAGGCGACGGCGTGAACGACGCCCCGGCCCTCAAGAGGGCCGACGTCGGAGTGGCAATGGGCATAAAGGGGACCGAGGTCGCTAAGGAGTCCTCGGAGATGGTACTTGCCGACGACAACTTCGCCTCGATATCGAACGCGGTCGAGGAGGGTAGGACCGTCTACGACAACATAATAAAGTCGATAACGTTCATACTCCCCACGAACGGGGGCGAGGCGGGCATAATACTTGCCGCCATATTCTCCGGGATGATGCTCCCGATAACCCCGGTCCAGATACTCTGGGTTAACATGATAACCGCCGTGACCCTTGCCCTTTCGCTCGCCTTCGAGCCGCCCGAGGCGGACATCATGAGGCGTCCCCCGAGGGACCCCAAGGAGCCGATACTCTCGGCCTTTCTCATATGGAGGATACTTTTCGTCTCCGGCATCATCATTGTCGGGACGTTCGGGCTCTTCGTCATGGAGAGGACTAACGGTACCCCGATAGAGGAGGCCCGGACGGTGGCCGTGAATACGCTCGTCATGTTCGAGGTCTTCTATCTCCTGAACACCAGGTACCTGAGGAGGTCCGTGGTGTCCTTCGAAGGGTTCTTCGGCAACAGGTACGCCCTTGTCGCGATAACCCTGGTCGTCTTCTTCCAGCTCCTGTTCACATACGTTCCGTTCTTGCAGACGCTCTTCGGTACGGCCGATATAGGAGCATCGGACTGGCTGAGGATAGTGGCGGTCGCGTTTACGGTTTTCGTCCTCGTGGAACTGGAGAAATTCCTGATAGACAGGAAAAGCCAGAGGACGACCGGGATCAGGCATGGAAGGCACGGGTCCTGA
- the ftsE gene encoding cell division ATP-binding protein FtsE — protein MIQMFHVSKSYEGGAPALTDITLKVQKGEFVFITGPSGAGKSTLLKIMCGSEAPTEGQIILDGRNYVRIPPEELPPLRRRIGFVFQDFKLLPKKSVYDNIALSLKVMGTPPSEIKKRVTKMLSYVRLQHRANFKPLQLSGGEQQRVAIARALVKDPAIILADEPTGNLDPELSVQIIELFREVNSRGTTVVVATHDKGLLERYAKRTIALEAGRLA, from the coding sequence ATGATACAGATGTTCCATGTCTCCAAGAGCTACGAGGGCGGCGCGCCGGCCCTTACGGACATAACGCTCAAGGTGCAGAAAGGCGAGTTCGTCTTCATAACCGGGCCGAGCGGCGCCGGCAAATCCACCCTCCTTAAGATAATGTGCGGCTCCGAGGCGCCTACCGAGGGTCAGATAATACTCGACGGGAGGAACTACGTGAGGATACCCCCTGAGGAGCTCCCGCCCTTGAGGAGGCGTATCGGGTTCGTATTCCAGGATTTCAAGCTCCTTCCGAAAAAAAGCGTATACGACAACATAGCCCTTTCCCTGAAGGTCATGGGGACGCCTCCTTCGGAGATAAAAAAGCGGGTAACGAAAATGCTCTCCTATGTGAGGCTCCAGCACCGCGCGAATTTCAAGCCGCTTCAGCTCTCCGGCGGGGAGCAGCAGAGGGTGGCCATCGCAAGGGCCCTCGTGAAGGACCCGGCCATAATACTCGCGGACGAGCCTACGGGAAACCTCGACCCCGAGCTCTCGGTCCAGATAATAGAGCTTTTCAGGGAAGTGAACAGCCGCGGCACTACCGTGGTAGTCGCAACGCACGACAAGGGCCTCCTTGAAAGGTACGCGAAGCGCACCATAGCCCTCGAGGCCGGGAGGCTCGCGTAG
- a CDS encoding divergent polysaccharide deacetylase family protein, translating to MGKRRKKTGGYTLALIALGFITGAIIAVLGLKYMGFERTAPERPRASVPPPAMVEPERRPVPHEAPPPIEEEPVPGKAIPRPPLPRLAVVIDDMGPDLNKLRELLALDKPVTIAVMPKMRYSKEVSREAASGGLDVIVHMPMEPRNTEGHNPGNGALLVAMTDEEIAYLLDEGFKSVPGAIGLNNHMGSRFTEDPEKMRVVLRNVKDRGLLFLDSRTSAETVGGSIARKLKVRSAERDVFLDNNRDVDYIKGQLMEAVSIARKSGKAVAIGHPYPETIRALKEAIPGLEGVEIVGLSEIAE from the coding sequence ATGGGAAAGAGAAGGAAAAAGACCGGAGGGTATACCCTGGCGCTCATAGCGCTAGGGTTTATAACGGGCGCCATCATTGCCGTCCTGGGGCTCAAGTACATGGGCTTTGAGAGGACAGCTCCGGAGAGGCCCAGGGCGAGCGTTCCTCCTCCCGCGATGGTCGAGCCCGAGAGGAGGCCCGTTCCGCATGAAGCGCCTCCGCCCATTGAAGAAGAGCCGGTGCCGGGGAAGGCGATACCCCGTCCTCCGCTACCCAGGCTTGCCGTCGTCATAGACGACATGGGCCCCGACCTCAATAAGCTCCGCGAGCTTCTTGCGCTCGATAAGCCCGTCACCATTGCGGTGATGCCGAAGATGCGGTATTCAAAGGAGGTTTCCAGGGAGGCGGCCTCGGGCGGCCTTGACGTAATAGTGCACATGCCGATGGAGCCCAGGAACACGGAAGGGCACAACCCAGGGAACGGCGCACTCCTGGTCGCGATGACCGACGAGGAGATAGCCTATCTGCTGGATGAGGGATTCAAGTCCGTCCCGGGCGCAATCGGCCTCAATAACCACATGGGCTCGAGGTTTACCGAAGACCCTGAGAAGATGAGAGTGGTCCTTAGGAACGTAAAGGATAGGGGGCTGCTATTCCTCGACAGCCGCACCTCGGCCGAGACCGTCGGAGGCTCTATCGCGCGCAAGCTCAAGGTCAGGAGCGCGGAGAGGGACGTCTTCCTCGACAACAATAGGGACGTGGACTACATAAAGGGCCAGCTGATGGAAGCGGTCAGCATAGCGAGGAAGAGCGGCAAGGCCGTCGCCATAGGGCATCCCTATCCCGAGACCATAAGGGCGCTCAAGGAGGCCATTCCAGGCCTCGAAGGCGTCGAGATAGTCGGACTATCCGAGATAGCGGAGTGA
- a CDS encoding permease-like cell division protein FtsX, whose protein sequence is MAGTGSANIFYIVSDALGSLKENKGTTALTSLTLGFSLAIFSLFAFVITNLNTVVKSWGDRTQVIAYLKDAPGPSPEALKEKILGMEGVRGAEFVSKEKALGELRLELKGHEGILEGVDSNPLPASFEIKVHEEYIEPARLASIVSGLKAEAWVEEVQYSKEWAEKLASLLRFIKLAAATIGLFLAAATLFIISNTIRLAVYSRRDEIEIMKLVGASDMYVKAPFMIEGVIQGVFGGLLAMGILAAGRAAIMGQVPPYLRFALEMPYPVPLFLVVLAASGVIMGVAGSLISMNRFLKV, encoded by the coding sequence ATGGCGGGGACAGGCTCGGCGAATATCTTCTACATCGTCTCCGACGCCCTGGGCTCCCTCAAGGAGAACAAGGGCACGACGGCGCTTACCTCGCTTACGCTCGGGTTTTCGCTCGCGATATTCTCGCTCTTCGCCTTCGTGATAACGAACCTCAATACGGTCGTAAAGAGCTGGGGCGACAGGACCCAGGTCATAGCTTACCTGAAAGACGCCCCCGGCCCGTCCCCAGAGGCCCTGAAGGAGAAGATACTCGGGATGGAAGGGGTCAGGGGCGCGGAGTTCGTATCCAAGGAGAAGGCCCTCGGAGAATTGAGGCTCGAGCTCAAGGGGCACGAGGGCATACTCGAAGGGGTCGATTCAAACCCGCTCCCGGCGTCGTTCGAGATCAAGGTACACGAAGAGTACATAGAGCCCGCGAGGCTTGCATCAATCGTTTCGGGGCTCAAGGCCGAGGCCTGGGTCGAGGAGGTGCAGTACAGCAAGGAATGGGCCGAGAAGCTCGCCTCCCTGCTGAGGTTCATAAAGCTCGCCGCCGCGACCATCGGCCTTTTTCTCGCCGCCGCGACCCTCTTCATAATCTCCAATACGATAAGGCTCGCGGTCTACTCGCGCCGGGACGAGATCGAGATAATGAAGCTCGTCGGCGCCTCTGACATGTACGTGAAGGCGCCCTTCATGATAGAGGGCGTAATCCAGGGCGTTTTCGGCGGCCTCCTCGCGATGGGCATACTGGCCGCCGGCAGGGCCGCGATAATGGGCCAGGTGCCTCCGTACCTGAGGTTCGCCCTTGAGATGCCCTACCCGGTCCCGCTCTTTCTCGTTGTGCTCGCCGCCTCGGGTGTAATAATGGGCGTTGCCGGGAGCCTCATATCCATGAACAGGTTCCTCAAGGTATGA
- a CDS encoding phosphosulfolactate synthase: MDETSGKERRAFSFMGLNRRDAKPRQRGITEIRGPYYTPVGKRQLEDIFETFGEYVDILKFAGGSFSLMPAQALRDIIDLAHAYGVEVDTGGFIEHVLTRGADAVDKYIEECKDFEFDIIEVSKGFISVPVDDMVRLTSKIVAAGLRAKAEVGIQFGAGGGSPSRELASEGVQDPGWAIRQAKRHLDAGASMIMVESEGITEGVSSWRTDVISAFIGELGLDRVMFEAADPEVFTWYVKSYGPEVNLFVDHSQIVLLESLRSGIWGTKDVWGRVVTYKP; the protein is encoded by the coding sequence ATGGATGAGACTTCCGGGAAAGAGCGGCGCGCCTTTTCGTTCATGGGGCTTAACAGGCGGGATGCCAAGCCCAGGCAAAGGGGAATAACCGAGATACGCGGCCCCTATTATACGCCCGTGGGCAAAAGGCAGCTCGAGGACATATTCGAGACCTTCGGCGAATACGTCGACATATTGAAGTTCGCCGGCGGCTCCTTCTCCCTCATGCCGGCGCAGGCGCTCCGCGACATAATAGACCTTGCGCACGCCTACGGCGTGGAGGTCGATACCGGCGGATTCATCGAGCATGTGCTCACGAGGGGCGCGGACGCGGTCGATAAATACATTGAAGAATGCAAGGATTTCGAGTTCGACATAATAGAGGTCTCGAAGGGATTCATCTCCGTCCCGGTGGACGACATGGTAAGGCTGACCTCGAAGATAGTCGCCGCGGGCTTGAGGGCCAAGGCCGAGGTCGGGATACAGTTCGGAGCCGGTGGGGGCAGCCCCTCAAGGGAGCTCGCCTCCGAAGGCGTCCAGGACCCCGGCTGGGCCATCCGGCAGGCTAAAAGGCACCTTGACGCGGGCGCGTCGATGATCATGGTCGAGTCGGAAGGCATAACCGAAGGCGTCTCAAGCTGGCGGACGGACGTGATAAGCGCCTTTATCGGGGAGCTGGGGCTCGACCGGGTCATGTTCGAGGCCGCGGACCCCGAGGTCTTCACATGGTACGTTAAGAGCTACGGTCCGGAGGTGAACCTCTTCGTGGACCACAGCCAGATTGTGCTCCTCGAAAGCCTACGTTCCGGCATATGGGGCACGAAGGACGTGTGGGGGAGGGTGGTCACATACAAGCCTTAG
- a CDS encoding S41 family peptidase, giving the protein MRKIFDPRLLAGALAIIAVFSFSSWGVQKSASVPDGTYETLKLYTDVLGIVQDSYAEDIDSKDVIYNSIKGMVKGLDPHSSFMTPEEYKEMQVDTRGSFGGLGIEIGMRDNALTVVAPIEDTPAFTAGILAGDRIVKIGDKHTKDISIQDAIGLMRGPKGTPVTIHIMREGFDEPKPFTIVRAIIKVKSVKYKMLEEGIGYVKLNQFQERTSEDLDKALKDLASRTNGGLTGLVLDLRNNPGGLLQEAVSVSNEFLDSGLIVYTKGRAPGQNMTFNADKARSQPDYPIIVLVNNGSASASEIVAGALQDHKRAVVMGVPTFGKGSVQTIIPLSDGSAVRLTTSKYYTPSGRSIQAKGIEPDIVVGEAPKGHIKEADLEGHLAPEGPAAEEKGEKPEIEKIKAAPAEPSKPGEEPEDIQLKEAVEYLKKQLQKKVTAKAS; this is encoded by the coding sequence ATGAGGAAGATATTCGACCCCAGGCTCCTGGCCGGGGCTTTGGCCATAATAGCGGTCTTCTCATTTTCATCCTGGGGGGTGCAGAAGTCGGCTTCGGTGCCGGACGGCACCTACGAGACCCTGAAGCTCTATACCGACGTCCTGGGCATCGTGCAGGATAGCTATGCCGAGGACATCGACTCGAAGGACGTCATCTACAACTCCATAAAGGGCATGGTCAAGGGGCTCGACCCTCATTCGAGCTTCATGACCCCCGAAGAGTACAAGGAGATGCAGGTCGACACCAGGGGGAGCTTCGGCGGCCTCGGCATCGAGATAGGCATGCGGGACAACGCCCTTACGGTAGTCGCCCCCATAGAGGACACCCCGGCCTTCACGGCAGGCATCCTCGCGGGCGACAGGATCGTGAAGATAGGGGACAAGCACACCAAGGACATAAGCATCCAGGACGCGATAGGTCTCATGAGGGGGCCCAAGGGCACCCCGGTGACCATCCATATAATGAGGGAAGGGTTCGACGAGCCCAAGCCGTTCACGATCGTCAGGGCCATCATAAAGGTCAAGAGCGTCAAATATAAGATGCTCGAGGAAGGCATCGGCTACGTCAAGCTGAACCAGTTCCAGGAGCGCACCTCCGAGGACCTTGACAAGGCTTTGAAGGACCTCGCCTCCAGGACCAACGGCGGGCTTACGGGGCTGGTGCTGGATTTGAGGAACAACCCCGGAGGGCTCCTCCAGGAGGCGGTCTCTGTCTCGAACGAGTTCCTCGACTCCGGCCTCATTGTCTATACGAAGGGCAGGGCGCCCGGGCAGAACATGACCTTCAACGCGGACAAGGCCCGGAGCCAGCCGGACTATCCGATAATAGTGCTCGTGAATAACGGGAGCGCTTCGGCCTCCGAGATAGTCGCCGGGGCCCTACAGGACCACAAGAGGGCGGTCGTCATGGGCGTGCCCACCTTCGGCAAGGGCTCTGTCCAGACCATAATCCCGCTCTCGGACGGCTCGGCCGTCAGGCTTACGACGTCCAAGTATTACACGCCGTCTGGCAGGTCCATACAGGCCAAAGGCATCGAGCCAGACATCGTGGTGGGCGAGGCCCCGAAAGGGCATATCAAAGAGGCAGACCTCGAGGGCCATCTCGCGCCCGAGGGGCCGGCTGCAGAGGAAAAGGGCGAGAAGCCGGAAATAGAAAAGATAAAGGCGGCCCCGGCTGAGCCGTCCAAGCCGGGCGAAGAGCCCGAGGACATACAGCTCAAGGAAGCGGTCGAGTACCTGAAGAAGCAGCTGCAGAAGAAGGTCACTGCCAAGGCGAGCTGA
- a CDS encoding peptidoglycan DD-metalloendopeptidase family protein, with product MRRLVLALLPLLIAACWGNALAAEKSARQELLKKEKSLEDVKRQIRENKKGITEAAEKETGILGELEGISKDLEAKREELRAVRASIQKIRKESAKVGAEIERLEARKKELADRLKARLKAMYKMKRGEAVEVLFSSDAGNLGKRHKYLTMLMDMDAELMEDFSAIIASLEAEKEKNAGLLAELGKARGEALSRQKEAEAIQRKKLALLASVKQEKARRERVAKELEEAAAELSKLIDRLRAAEDESPPPGAGFPSMKGRLPMPVKGKVVSFYGKVKHPKFQTVTFNNGITIESPLGQPVKGVYAGKVIYVGWLKGYGQVMIIDHKGGFYTLYAHLGKVLKETGDEVESGAEVGLIGDSGPDGRPGLYFEIRQKGVPRDPMAWLSTR from the coding sequence ATGAGGCGGCTTGTCCTTGCGCTCCTCCCGCTCCTTATCGCGGCGTGCTGGGGCAATGCCCTTGCCGCCGAGAAGAGCGCAAGGCAGGAGCTTCTTAAAAAAGAGAAGAGCCTCGAGGACGTAAAGCGGCAGATAAGGGAAAATAAAAAAGGGATTACCGAGGCCGCCGAGAAGGAAACCGGCATACTCGGCGAGCTCGAGGGGATAAGCAAGGACCTCGAGGCCAAGAGGGAAGAGCTCAGGGCCGTAAGGGCTTCGATCCAGAAGATACGGAAGGAGTCGGCGAAGGTCGGCGCCGAGATAGAGAGGCTCGAGGCGCGGAAAAAGGAGCTCGCGGACAGGCTCAAGGCAAGGCTCAAGGCCATGTACAAGATGAAAAGGGGCGAGGCGGTGGAGGTCCTCTTCTCATCGGACGCCGGGAACCTTGGCAAGAGGCACAAATACCTCACGATGCTGATGGACATGGACGCCGAGCTCATGGAGGACTTCTCGGCGATAATAGCAAGCCTTGAGGCCGAGAAGGAGAAAAACGCCGGGCTCCTTGCCGAGCTAGGCAAGGCCAGGGGAGAGGCCCTCTCAAGGCAGAAGGAGGCTGAGGCCATCCAGAGGAAAAAGCTCGCGCTCCTTGCGAGCGTCAAGCAGGAGAAGGCGAGGCGCGAGCGGGTCGCCAAGGAGCTAGAGGAGGCCGCGGCGGAGCTATCGAAGCTCATAGACAGGCTGAGGGCCGCGGAAGACGAATCGCCGCCGCCGGGCGCCGGTTTCCCTTCGATGAAGGGGAGGCTGCCCATGCCGGTAAAGGGAAAGGTCGTCTCGTTCTACGGGAAGGTAAAACACCCGAAGTTCCAGACGGTTACCTTCAATAACGGCATCACGATAGAGTCACCGCTCGGGCAGCCGGTAAAGGGCGTCTACGCCGGCAAGGTGATTTATGTCGGGTGGCTCAAGGGCTACGGGCAGGTTATGATTATAGACCACAAGGGCGGCTTCTATACCCTTTACGCGCATCTCGGCAAGGTCCTGAAGGAGACGGGCGACGAGGTCGAATCCGGGGCTGAGGTCGGCCTGATAGGCGACTCCGGCCCGGACGGCAGGCCCGGCCTTTATTTCGAGATACGGCAGAAGGGGGTCCCCAGGGACCCGATGGCCTGGCTTTCAACGCGGTAA